In the genome of Drosophila yakuba strain Tai18E2 chromosome 3R, Prin_Dyak_Tai18E2_2.1, whole genome shotgun sequence, one region contains:
- the LOC6535236 gene encoding cytochrome b-c1 complex subunit 6, mitochondrial, giving the protein MAFRNWFSLPVVRADDEEDLVDPQSVLREKCQAKGHIESLYNKYQECNDRVNGRSKTTETCIEELFDYVAELDHCVSHSLFTKLK; this is encoded by the exons ATGGCTTTTAGGAACTGGTTTTCGCTTCCAGTCGTTAGAGCTGATGACGAAGAGGACTTGGTTGATCCCCAATCAGTTTTAAGG GAAAAATGCCAAGCTAAAGGTCACATAGAATCCTTGTACAATAAGTACCAAGAGTGTAATGATCGTGTGAATGGGCGGTCCAAAACAACGGAGACGTGCATCGAAGAACTATTTGACTATGTTGCTGAGTTAGATCATTGCGTTTCGCACAGCCTTTTTACAAAACTTAAGTAA